The Paralichthys olivaceus isolate ysfri-2021 chromosome 9, ASM2471397v2, whole genome shotgun sequence genome contains a region encoding:
- the fbxl3l gene encoding F-box/LRR-repeat protein 3 has translation MKRGRTGFKSKCPTFSCHEKRAKRQKRGASSFALSPAEDWGNLPHHVILQIFQHLSLIDRARASSVCRQWNDVFHTPDLWRRFEFELNQPATSYLRSTHPDLIQQIIKKHAQHLQYVSFKVDSCIESAEAACDILSQLVNCTIKTLGLISTARPSFMDVSQAHFVSALTVLFVNSKSLSSIKINDTPVDDPSLKVLVANNSETLKLLKMSSCPHVSPAGILCVADQCHGLRELALNYHLLSDELLLALSSKKHVHLEHLRVDVASENRNQTHFHTIKRSSWEALVRHSPKVNIVMYFFLNVEEFEPFFHEETPVTHLYFGRAVSKELLGRIGLNCPRLVELVVCANGLEPLDEELILIAERCKSLTAMGLRECEVTCSGFVEFVKMCGGRLTQLSIMEEVLIPDSSYNMEQIHSEVSKHLGRMWFPDMMPTW, from the exons ATGAAGCGAGGACGGACAGGTTTCAAATCAAAGTGCCCGACCTTCTCATGCCACGAGAAGAGGGCTAAGAGACAGAAGCGGGGGGCGTCCAGCTTTGCCCTGTCTCCAGCAGAGGACTGGGGTAACCTGCCCCACCACGTCATCCTGCAGATCTTCCAGCATCTGTCCCTGATAGACCGGGCCAGGGCCTCGTCCGTGTGTCGCCAATGGAATGACGTCTTCCACACCCCCGACCTGTGGAGGAGGTTTGAGTTTGAGCTCAATCAGCCTGCCACCTCCTACCTGCGCTCCACTCACCCTGACCTCATTCAGCAGATCATCAAGAAGCACGCCCAGCACCTGCAGTACGTCAGCTTTAAG GTGGACAGCTGCATAGAGTCTGCAGAGGCGGCCTGTGACATTCTCTCCCAGCTGGTGAACTGTACCATTAAGACCCTGGGGCTGATTTCCACAGCAAGGCCCAGCTTCATGGATGTGTCTCAG GCTCACTTTGTGTCTGCACTAACCGTGTTGTTTGTCAACTCCAAGTCCCTGTCCTCTATCAAGATTAATGACACCCCAGTGGATGATCCGTCCTTGAAGGTGCTGGTTGCCAACAACAGTGAAACGCTCAAGTTGCTGAAGATGAGCAGCTGTCCTCATGTCTCCCCTGCag gtATCCTCTGTGTGGCAGATCAGTGCCATGGCCTAAGGGAGCTGGCATTGAACTACCACCTCCTCAGTGATGAGCTCCTGCTTGCTCTCTCCTCTAAAAAACACGTCCACCTGGAGCACCTGCGCGTTGATGTGGCAAGTGAAAACCGCAACCAGACGCACTTTCACACCATCAAGAGGAGCAGCTGGGAGGCTCTGGTCCGACACTCGCCCAAGGTGAACATCGTCATGTACTTCTTCCTCAACGTGGAGGAGTTCGAGCCCTTCTTCCACGAGGAGACTCCCGTCACCCACCTGTACTTTGGCAGAGCCGTCAGCAAAGAGTTGCTGGGCCGCATTGGGCTGAACTGCCCTCGGCTGGTGGAGCTGGTCGTGTGTGCCAACGGGCTGGAGCCCCTGGACGAGGAGCTGATCCTGATCGCAGAGCGCTGCAAGAGCTTGACGGCCATGGGGCTCAGGGAGTGCGAGGTGACCTGCAGTGGCTTTGTGGAATTTGTGAAGATGTGCGGCGGCAGGCtgactcagctgtcaatcatggagGAGGTGCTGATCCCAGACAGCAGCTACAACATGGAGCAGATCCACAGCGAAGTGTCCAAGCACCTGGGCCGCATGTGGTTCCCTGATATGATGCCCACCTggtaa